In Iodobacter fluviatilis, one DNA window encodes the following:
- a CDS encoding TonB-dependent receptor plug domain-containing protein: MTLRAPIHFLILCFIALSAKAEERLGDSPDPTTSINKVQRVEVLGHKDDRRSSTATKTVILEADIVRYGDNSLVDVLKRVPGISVRGVQGKGGEVRMRGLGSGYTQVMLNGERAPPGFSLDSISPELIERIEVARAATADASTQAIAGSINIILKRKVDMSRRDIKLGASSDGGEPSLAVDGLFSDRDGDFSYTISGGIGRSKSVDLSLVDQEELNAAGQLRLARVTSKRDFGQSDRLNLAPRLMWDLGHGDSINLESLLRLQHSEGGGKELRLTGLGEQPPLVQDFTRSVSDSSQFRSKLTVLHQLASGAKLDLKLGATYNRRESDSQLEGYDAKDLPALSRNINSLASDYGLSLSGKYLNGYIEGHSFVTGWEAEYNWRAEDRLRQEIAYGKPSVYRDDSYTAKVERLAVFAQDEWEILPQWSLYMGLRWEGIATQSEGNTLDDVANRSAVLSPILQTLWKFAEKDQLRFALSRTYKAPNTRDLIPRRNVANDNSATTPDTKGNPDLRPELAWGADLAIEHYLEKGGVLSASIYARQIDDVILPTLMKINGLWVSQPFNQGRALLRGLELEAKFNLKQYWPDAPALDIRTNVAANWSEVESIAGPDNRLDQQTPVSANFGVDYKLPGEFLTLGGNYNFQSAAKTQLSNTQAAINPAKRTLDVYGLWKISPAMQLRISFANILAEDHIAESLYTDQNGIRQQTTTSQSEMTARAVLEMRL, encoded by the coding sequence ATGACTCTTCGTGCCCCAATTCATTTCTTGATTCTTTGTTTTATTGCATTGAGTGCTAAAGCTGAAGAGCGCTTGGGCGATTCCCCTGATCCCACTACTTCAATTAATAAAGTGCAGCGCGTTGAAGTGCTTGGGCATAAAGATGATAGACGCAGCTCAACGGCGACGAAAACCGTCATTTTAGAAGCGGATATCGTGCGTTATGGCGATAACAGCCTAGTGGATGTTTTAAAGCGCGTACCAGGAATTAGCGTGCGTGGCGTGCAGGGCAAGGGCGGCGAGGTGCGGATGCGTGGCCTTGGCAGTGGCTACACGCAGGTGATGCTCAATGGTGAACGTGCCCCTCCTGGGTTTTCTTTAGATTCTATTTCTCCAGAATTAATCGAGCGCATCGAAGTGGCTCGTGCTGCCACTGCAGATGCCAGCACGCAGGCGATTGCCGGCTCGATTAATATCATTTTAAAAAGAAAAGTGGATATGTCCCGCCGCGATATTAAGCTGGGGGCTTCCAGCGATGGTGGTGAGCCAAGTCTTGCTGTGGATGGTCTGTTTTCTGATCGTGATGGTGATTTTTCTTATACGATTTCTGGCGGAATTGGCCGCAGCAAAAGCGTAGATTTATCCCTAGTTGATCAAGAAGAGCTGAATGCGGCTGGCCAGCTGCGGCTGGCACGAGTGACCAGCAAAAGGGATTTTGGGCAAAGCGACAGGCTGAATCTTGCGCCAAGGCTGATGTGGGATTTGGGTCATGGCGACAGTATTAATCTTGAGAGCTTATTACGCCTGCAGCACTCGGAAGGGGGCGGTAAAGAGCTAAGGCTGACTGGCTTGGGTGAGCAGCCCCCTTTGGTTCAGGATTTTACCCGCAGCGTTTCAGACAGTAGCCAATTTAGAAGCAAACTAACTGTATTGCATCAGCTTGCGAGCGGAGCCAAGCTTGATCTCAAGCTGGGTGCCACATATAACCGGCGAGAATCAGATAGTCAGCTTGAAGGTTATGATGCAAAGGATTTGCCTGCGCTCAGCCGCAATATCAACTCGCTGGCCAGCGATTATGGCCTTAGTCTGAGTGGCAAATATTTAAATGGCTATATTGAGGGCCATTCTTTTGTTACCGGCTGGGAGGCTGAATATAATTGGCGTGCTGAGGATAGGCTCAGGCAGGAAATAGCTTATGGAAAGCCAAGTGTTTATCGGGATGATTCATATACCGCCAAGGTAGAGCGCCTTGCTGTATTTGCTCAGGATGAATGGGAAATCTTGCCGCAATGGTCGCTCTATATGGGCTTGCGTTGGGAAGGGATTGCGACGCAAAGCGAGGGCAATACTCTGGATGACGTGGCTAATCGCTCTGCTGTGCTTAGCCCTATTTTGCAAACACTATGGAAGTTCGCTGAAAAAGATCAGCTGAGATTTGCGCTGAGCCGCACCTATAAAGCGCCCAATACCCGCGATTTAATTCCACGGCGTAATGTGGCCAATGATAATAGCGCTACCACGCCAGACACTAAGGGCAATCCGGATTTACGCCCTGAATTAGCTTGGGGCGCTGATCTGGCCATTGAGCATTATCTGGAAAAAGGCGGGGTACTTAGTGCCAGTATTTATGCTCGCCAAATTGATGATGTGATCTTGCCAACTCTGATGAAAATAAATGGCCTGTGGGTTTCTCAACCTTTTAATCAGGGCCGGGCTCTGTTGCGTGGTTTAGAATTAGAAGCCAAATTTAATTTAAAACAGTATTGGCCTGATGCACCTGCTTTAGATATTCGCACTAATGTGGCGGCTAATTGGTCGGAAGTTGAATCAATAGCAGGGCCGGATAATCGCCTAGATCAGCAAACGCCTGTGAGTGCTAATTTTGGGGTGGATTATAAATTGCCGGGTGAGTTTCTGACTTTAGGTGGCAATTATAATTTTCAGAGTGCGGCGAAGACCCAGCTTTCGAATACTCAGGCTGCAATCAACCCAGCCAAACGCACGCTCGATGTATATGGCTTATGGAAAATCAGCCCGGCAATGCAATTGCGTATTTCATTTGCCAATATATTGGCTGAAGACCATATCGCCGAATCTCTTTATACAGATCAAAACGGAATTCGCCAGCAAACCACCACCAGCCAGAGCGAGATGACGGCAAGGGCGGTTTTAGAAATGCGTTTATAA
- a CDS encoding NAD(P)H-dependent glycerol-3-phosphate dehydrogenase, with amino-acid sequence MKLAVLGAGSWGTALAIRFADRHQVALWSRDAEQVKEMQATRANPRYLSETVFPASLTVTHDLARAIADAELVLIVTPMSGLRTSLKALRDLNSQAAVLWACKGLEAGTMLLPHQVAKQELANEVPRGMLSGPSFAQEVAKGLPAAVTIAASDAKFARHTVEELNTSVLRLYASDDLIGVEIGAAVKNVIAIAAGVCDGLNLGLNARAALLTRGLAEMARFAAALGGKTETMMGLAGIGDLMLTATGDLSRNRRVGLLLAQGLSLDDILKNLGHVAEGVPTAREVLRQANDLGIDMPITAAVCKMLFEQMPVQDILSELMGRSPKMESAA; translated from the coding sequence ATGAAATTAGCCGTATTGGGTGCAGGCTCCTGGGGTACTGCACTCGCCATTCGTTTTGCTGATCGTCATCAGGTAGCACTCTGGTCACGCGATGCCGAGCAAGTCAAAGAAATGCAGGCGACTCGCGCCAATCCCCGCTACTTAAGCGAGACTGTTTTTCCTGCATCACTCACCGTCACTCATGATCTGGCCCGTGCGATAGCCGATGCAGAGCTGGTTTTAATTGTGACTCCGATGTCGGGTTTACGCACCTCACTGAAAGCATTGCGTGATTTAAATTCCCAAGCTGCTGTGTTGTGGGCCTGCAAAGGACTGGAGGCTGGCACCATGCTGCTGCCTCATCAGGTCGCCAAACAAGAGCTGGCGAACGAAGTGCCGCGCGGCATGTTGTCCGGCCCCAGCTTTGCGCAGGAAGTGGCCAAAGGCCTACCTGCAGCGGTCACCATCGCAGCAAGTGATGCAAAATTTGCCCGCCATACCGTAGAAGAACTGAATACCTCGGTACTGCGCCTTTATGCCAGCGACGATTTAATCGGGGTAGAAATTGGCGCCGCCGTAAAAAACGTCATTGCGATTGCGGCAGGCGTATGCGATGGCTTAAACCTTGGCCTGAATGCTAGGGCCGCTTTGCTCACCCGCGGACTTGCTGAAATGGCGCGCTTTGCCGCAGCTTTGGGTGGTAAAACAGAAACCATGATGGGCCTCGCCGGAATTGGTGATTTAATGCTGACAGCAACGGGCGATCTGTCACGCAATCGCCGGGTAGGTTTATTGCTGGCACAAGGCTTAAGCTTGGACGATATCTTAAAGAATTTAGGCCATGTCGCCGAAGGCGTGCCAACCGCACGCGAGGTACTGCGCCAAGCGAACGATCTGGGCATCGACATGCCGATTACCGCCGCTGTCTGCAAAATGTTATTTGAGCAAATGCCGGTGCAAGATATTTTATCCGAGCTGATGGGGCGCAGCCCAAAAATGGAATCAGCAGCCTGA
- a CDS encoding DUF1501 domain-containing protein translates to MDKHLSRREFLRRAAMLAASGAAAPMAFNLSLISEAAAAAMPGDYKALVCVFLSGGNDHQNTLIPYDQANYNAYAAIRQTLATPRAQLSALPNALSDGRQMALAPQLSGLSSLYAAGRLAVVANMGPLIQPTTKLQYQNRSVPLPPKLFSHNDQQSYWMSSMAEGADSGWGGRVGDLFLSGNANAALSCISVGGVGLYLSGKEARSFSVGVSGNPLLLWGSSYVFGPGFVGDLKGMMTADKSNHLENEYVKVTRRGLNTSSTLDTALKAAPALTTVFPAGNALADSLKMVAKLISVNGQLGNKRQVFMVQLGGFDLHDGLLAKHPVLLKTVNDALMAFDGALNELGLQNQVTTFTGSEFGRTLSSNGDGSDHGWASHHFVMGGAVAGGQIFGRVPLPVIGGNDDVGQGRYIPDLSVEQLAWPLAKWFGVSDSDRYLVLPTLARFDENALKIMKV, encoded by the coding sequence ATGGATAAGCATCTTTCACGTCGCGAGTTCTTACGTCGCGCAGCTATGTTAGCGGCCTCGGGGGCTGCGGCTCCAATGGCATTTAATTTATCACTCATCAGCGAAGCCGCTGCGGCAGCCATGCCGGGGGATTATAAAGCGCTGGTTTGCGTGTTTTTATCCGGTGGGAATGATCATCAGAATACGCTGATCCCCTATGACCAGGCCAATTACAATGCCTATGCGGCCATCCGCCAGACATTGGCAACGCCGCGCGCTCAGCTGAGTGCGCTGCCCAATGCCCTGAGTGATGGCAGGCAAATGGCGCTGGCCCCGCAGTTGTCCGGATTGTCGTCTTTATACGCTGCAGGCCGTTTGGCGGTGGTGGCTAATATGGGGCCGCTGATTCAGCCAACCACTAAATTGCAGTATCAGAACCGTAGTGTTCCTTTGCCGCCTAAGTTGTTTTCACATAATGATCAGCAGAGTTACTGGATGTCTTCGATGGCAGAAGGGGCTGATTCGGGCTGGGGTGGCCGGGTGGGTGATTTGTTCTTAAGTGGGAATGCGAATGCCGCACTCAGTTGTATCTCTGTAGGTGGGGTCGGGCTTTATTTGAGTGGCAAAGAGGCAAGAAGCTTTAGCGTGGGCGTGAGCGGTAATCCATTGCTGTTATGGGGCTCAAGCTATGTGTTCGGGCCTGGGTTTGTCGGTGATTTAAAGGGGATGATGACGGCGGATAAAAGTAATCATCTCGAAAACGAGTATGTAAAAGTAACCCGGCGTGGCCTGAATACGTCTTCAACGCTGGACACGGCCTTAAAGGCTGCGCCTGCCTTAACGACGGTGTTTCCTGCCGGGAATGCACTTGCCGATTCGCTGAAGATGGTGGCTAAATTAATCAGTGTAAACGGGCAGCTGGGTAATAAGCGGCAGGTGTTTATGGTGCAGCTGGGCGGTTTTGATTTGCATGATGGTTTGCTGGCTAAGCATCCCGTATTGCTTAAAACGGTAAATGATGCCCTGATGGCTTTTGATGGCGCGCTGAACGAGCTGGGTTTGCAAAATCAAGTTACGACCTTTACCGGCTCAGAGTTTGGCCGCACTTTAAGCAGCAATGGCGATGGCTCAGATCATGGCTGGGCGAGCCATCATTTTGTGATGGGTGGTGCGGTGGCGGGAGGGCAGATTTTTGGCCGGGTACCCCTGCCGGTCATTGGTGGCAATGATGATGTGGGGCAGGGGCGCTATATTCCCGACTTATCTGTTGAGCAGTTGGCCTGGCCTTTGGCGAAATGGTTTGGAGTGTCCGATTCTGATCGCTATCTGGTCTTGCCCACTTTGGCACGGTTTGATGAAAACGCACTCAAAATAATGAAAGTTTAG
- the grxC gene encoding glutaredoxin 3 — MAHVLMYSTGVCPYCVMAERLLNKKGITEIEKVRIDLNPERRDEMMTRTGRRTVPQIYIGEHHVGGFDDLAALDHAGGLDALLAA, encoded by the coding sequence ATGGCCCATGTTTTAATGTACAGCACTGGGGTCTGCCCTTACTGTGTAATGGCTGAACGTTTATTGAACAAAAAAGGCATCACAGAAATTGAAAAGGTGCGTATTGATTTAAACCCTGAGCGCCGTGATGAGATGATGACCCGCACAGGCCGCCGTACCGTGCCGCAAATTTATATTGGTGAGCATCATGTAGGTGGTTTTGATGATTTAGCTGCGCTGGATCATGCTGGCGGGCTGGATGCTTTATTAGCCGCGTAA
- a CDS encoding SIR2 family NAD-dependent protein deacylase, protein MIYIFTGAGMAADSGLPTFRDTGGLWENYDINQVCNFPRFIKEQNIRDLTFQFYNERKLQYSEAKPHAGYVAIAKLQQQQPVKVITTNIDLLHEAAGTADVLHLHGRVDQMSCAQCYHYWNIADHVFEPGECAACGSVMVKPGIVFFGEMAPEYEALHWLIEDLKSTDTFVIVGTSLNVVNPIAMIRSAGKYPQIIFIDKNIPAAAKAHGVICMEEAAEVGLLKWINAINQS, encoded by the coding sequence ATGATTTATATTTTTACCGGTGCGGGAATGGCGGCTGATTCGGGTTTGCCTACTTTTAGGGATACCGGCGGGCTTTGGGAAAATTATGATATTAATCAGGTATGTAATTTCCCCCGATTTATTAAAGAGCAGAATATTCGTGATTTAACTTTTCAGTTTTATAATGAGCGTAAATTGCAATATTCTGAGGCAAAACCTCATGCGGGCTATGTCGCGATTGCAAAATTACAGCAACAACAGCCGGTTAAAGTGATTACAACCAATATCGATTTATTGCATGAGGCTGCGGGCACAGCTGATGTATTACATTTGCATGGCAGAGTGGATCAGATGTCTTGTGCCCAGTGTTACCACTATTGGAATATTGCCGATCATGTATTTGAGCCGGGTGAATGCGCGGCCTGTGGCAGTGTAATGGTAAAGCCCGGCATTGTATTTTTTGGTGAAATGGCACCGGAATATGAAGCTTTACACTGGCTGATTGAAGATTTAAAAAGCACGGATACTTTTGTGATTGTAGGCACTAGCCTGAATGTGGTGAATCCGATTGCGATGATCCGATCTGCAGGAAAATATCCGCAAATTATTTTTATTGATAAGAATATCCCTGCTGCTGCCAAAGCGCATGGTGTGATTTGTATGGAAGAGGCTGCAGAAGTAGGATTATTAAAATGGATTAATGCAATCAATCAGTCATAA
- a CDS encoding DUF1800 domain-containing protein, translating into MTASSTGNAELAAVLAASLALAACGGSQDEPASALAPVVVIKPQSDAEAARFLAQAGFGGRQVEINTLKEIGYEAWLTQQYKAAPSPSRWAYGNELRIKDLPAYQNWQALPNILWQSMLTGSDVLQQRMTLALSEIFVISYAGVDVPGSVKSLIMADFMDILQRNAFGNFYNLLREVTLSVAMGRMLGTLGNLKEDNKGRRPDENYAREVMQLFTIGLYELNIDGSLKKDAKGQPIETYNLDTVSNLARVFTGWTAPLQFNVPNPDIELTRKPMTLQSANHSVLEKSFLGVTIPAGTDGNQSLKTALTTLFNHPNVGPFIGKQLIQRFVCSNPSPAYISRVAAAFNGSGTSGRGDMKNVISAILLDPEARQAPDGNVFAGKHREPMIRLVQLIKTLDYRSPDGAWRLGNTTDPGWRLGQGPLGAASVFNFFRPGYAPPGSELARQGLVAPEMQIVSEISTIVQLNYWYNLLTAPENSTLRTYNDSNGNSVNDKKETGLSLFLNEEKALAGQPSALVERFNLLFACGQLSAEVKSAIAASVSKLALSDPNPAKLEIQKQNRVVATLLMVLSNPEYLVLK; encoded by the coding sequence ATGACGGCATCTTCAACAGGAAATGCAGAGCTGGCGGCGGTGCTAGCAGCCAGTCTGGCACTCGCTGCCTGTGGTGGCTCGCAGGATGAGCCTGCATCTGCACTAGCCCCTGTTGTGGTGATTAAACCGCAGAGTGATGCAGAAGCGGCTCGTTTTTTGGCGCAGGCGGGTTTTGGCGGGCGTCAGGTAGAAATCAATACGCTGAAAGAGATTGGCTATGAAGCATGGCTTACTCAGCAGTATAAGGCCGCGCCTTCTCCTTCCCGCTGGGCCTATGGTAATGAGTTGCGTATTAAAGATTTACCTGCCTATCAAAACTGGCAGGCTTTACCCAATATTTTGTGGCAAAGCATGCTGACAGGCAGCGATGTTTTGCAACAGCGCATGACTTTGGCTTTGTCTGAAATTTTTGTGATCAGCTATGCAGGGGTGGATGTGCCGGGATCGGTTAAATCGCTGATCATGGCTGATTTTATGGATATCCTGCAAAGAAATGCCTTTGGCAATTTTTATAATTTGCTGCGTGAGGTCACGCTGAGCGTGGCAATGGGGCGGATGCTTGGGACACTAGGTAATTTAAAAGAAGACAATAAGGGCCGCCGTCCAGATGAGAATTACGCACGCGAAGTAATGCAGCTTTTTACGATCGGGCTCTATGAATTAAATATTGATGGCTCGCTTAAAAAAGATGCGAAAGGCCAGCCAATAGAGACTTACAACCTTGATACGGTCTCTAATTTGGCCCGAGTTTTTACCGGCTGGACAGCCCCTTTGCAATTCAATGTGCCTAATCCTGATATTGAATTAACCAGAAAGCCAATGACTTTGCAGAGCGCCAACCACTCTGTTTTAGAAAAGAGCTTTCTTGGTGTAACTATTCCGGCAGGCACCGATGGTAATCAATCGCTTAAAACGGCTTTGACCACATTATTTAACCATCCCAATGTTGGGCCCTTTATTGGCAAGCAATTAATTCAGCGCTTTGTATGCAGTAATCCCAGCCCTGCTTATATTTCCAGAGTGGCGGCCGCTTTTAACGGGAGCGGAACAAGTGGCAGGGGAGATATGAAAAACGTGATCTCAGCCATTTTGCTGGACCCTGAAGCCCGGCAGGCACCGGATGGTAATGTATTTGCAGGTAAGCATCGTGAGCCCATGATCCGCTTGGTTCAGCTGATCAAAACCCTAGATTACAGGAGCCCGGATGGCGCATGGCGGCTTGGAAACACCACCGATCCCGGCTGGCGGCTGGGGCAGGGGCCATTGGGAGCGGCCAGTGTTTTTAATTTCTTCAGGCCAGGTTATGCACCGCCGGGCTCTGAGCTTGCGAGGCAAGGCTTGGTTGCGCCAGAGATGCAGATTGTGTCGGAGATTTCAACCATCGTTCAGCTTAACTATTGGTATAACTTACTGACAGCACCTGAAAATAGCACCTTACGTACATACAACGATAGCAATGGCAATAGCGTGAATGATAAGAAAGAAACAGGGTTGTCGCTTTTTTTAAATGAGGAAAAAGCATTGGCTGGCCAGCCTTCGGCGCTGGTAGAGCGTTTTAATCTTTTATTTGCCTGTGGCCAGCTGAGTGCGGAAGTAAAGTCTGCGATTGCAGCCAGTGTCAGTAAGCTGGCGCTCAGTGATCCTAATCCTGCAAAGCTTGAAATCCAAAAACAAAATCGCGTTGTAGCGACTTTGTTAATGGTGCTGAGTAACCCCGAATATCTGGTTTTAAAATAA
- the secB gene encoding protein-export chaperone SecB → MSEQNQELQPVFAIQKLYVKDISLESPNSPQSFLEQAEPEFNIQFRNQARSFDNGFYEVSLTVTAQATVEDRTIFLVEVTQNGLFNIENVPAEEMDPLLGIGCPSILFPYLREAVSDLTTRAGFPPLMLQPINFEAIYLQQRQQAEEQAANAQTTH, encoded by the coding sequence ATGAGCGAACAGAACCAAGAGCTTCAGCCCGTTTTTGCTATTCAAAAACTGTATGTAAAAGACATTTCGCTTGAATCCCCAAACTCCCCTCAATCTTTTCTGGAACAAGCTGAGCCTGAATTCAATATTCAGTTCCGCAACCAGGCCCGCAGCTTTGACAATGGTTTTTACGAAGTTTCACTGACTGTTACTGCACAAGCTACCGTTGAAGACCGCACCATTTTCTTGGTTGAAGTGACTCAAAACGGCTTATTCAATATCGAAAACGTGCCTGCAGAAGAAATGGATCCGCTATTGGGTATTGGCTGCCCAAGCATTCTGTTCCCTTACCTGCGCGAAGCGGTTTCTGACTTAACCACACGCGCTGGCTTCCCTCCGCTGATGTTGCAACCGATTAACTTTGAAGCAATCTACTTGCAACAGCGTCAGCAAGCAGAAGAGCAGGCAGCAAATGCACAAACCACTCATTAA
- a CDS encoding SH3 domain-containing protein, translating into MHKPLIKLSVIAALVLSANAAFALEYRSVARHGAVLSEAPSDEAKKLFLASKGMPLELLAEQGDWARVRDRAGSLAWLKKKDLSTKHTVQVLKDATIYKAADAKSAIIYRAGKDLLLDLQENTRTGWLKVKHRDGASGFIRIEEVWGV; encoded by the coding sequence ATGCACAAACCACTCATTAAACTGAGTGTAATTGCTGCGTTGGTTTTATCTGCCAACGCGGCTTTTGCCCTTGAATACCGGTCAGTTGCCCGGCATGGCGCAGTATTATCCGAAGCCCCCAGCGACGAGGCTAAAAAGCTATTTTTAGCCAGCAAGGGGATGCCACTTGAGCTACTCGCCGAGCAAGGTGACTGGGCAAGAGTGCGTGACCGGGCTGGAAGCCTAGCTTGGCTGAAGAAAAAAGACTTGAGTACTAAACACACGGTGCAAGTACTCAAAGACGCAACAATCTATAAAGCGGCAGATGCAAAATCGGCCATTATTTACCGCGCAGGCAAAGATTTGCTGCTCGATCTGCAAGAAAACACCCGTACTGGCTGGCTGAAAGTTAAGCATCGTGATGGTGCATCCGGGTTTATTCGTATTGAGGAAGTGTGGGGCGTATGA